The Aurantiacibacter arachoides genome window below encodes:
- a CDS encoding 5-methyltetrahydropteroyltriglutamate--homocysteine S-methyltransferase, whose amino-acid sequence MTFKLPSRADHVGSFLRPHTVIEARTRFAAGDIDAAALRQVEDEAIAELARWEESLGLKAITDGEYRRKFFHTDFLLQLSGVEETGGIKKAFKNDKGVDVEFAPPKMIITGKVAHEKPIQRADFEALAKVVTETPKVSIPSPTMLHFRAGREGIPQEAYPDMQGFYDDVAAAYRAEIADLADAGCRYVQIDDTNLAYLCDTGHREDAARRGMDPDSVTHEYARLINASFRDAPADMVKAMHLCRGNFRSSWAAEGGYEPVAEVMFNECDIDAFFLEYDDARSGDFSPLQHLPKGKTVVLGLVSTKLGEMETKDDIKRRIDQAAQYADLDQLAISPQCGFASTVHGNDITTQQQADKIRLCVEVAEDVWG is encoded by the coding sequence ATGACATTCAAGCTACCCTCGCGCGCCGACCACGTCGGTTCCTTCCTGCGTCCGCACACCGTGATCGAGGCGCGCACGCGTTTCGCCGCGGGTGACATCGACGCCGCCGCCCTGCGCCAGGTCGAGGACGAGGCCATCGCCGAACTCGCCCGCTGGGAGGAAAGCCTCGGCCTGAAGGCCATCACCGACGGCGAATATCGCCGCAAGTTCTTCCACACCGACTTCCTGCTCCAGCTTTCCGGCGTGGAAGAGACCGGCGGCATCAAGAAGGCGTTCAAGAACGACAAGGGCGTCGATGTTGAATTCGCGCCGCCCAAGATGATCATCACCGGCAAGGTGGCGCACGAAAAGCCGATCCAGCGCGCCGATTTCGAGGCGCTGGCAAAGGTCGTGACGGAAACCCCCAAGGTGTCCATCCCCAGCCCGACCATGCTGCACTTCCGTGCCGGGCGCGAGGGCATCCCGCAGGAAGCCTATCCCGACATGCAGGGCTTCTACGACGATGTCGCCGCGGCCTACCGCGCGGAGATCGCCGACCTTGCCGATGCCGGCTGCCGCTACGTGCAGATCGACGATACCAACCTTGCCTACCTGTGCGACACGGGCCACCGCGAGGATGCGGCCAGGCGCGGGATGGATCCGGATTCGGTCACCCACGAATACGCTAGGCTTATCAACGCCAGCTTCCGCGATGCGCCCGCCGACATGGTCAAGGCCATGCACCTGTGCCGTGGCAACTTCCGTTCGAGCTGGGCGGCCGAGGGCGGTTACGAGCCGGTGGCCGAGGTCATGTTCAACGAGTGCGACATCGACGCCTTCTTCCTCGAATACGACGATGCACGATCGGGCGATTTCTCGCCGTTGCAGCATCTGCCAAAGGGCAAGACCGTTGTCCTGGGCCTCGTTTCGACCAAGCTGGGCGAGATGGAGACCAAGGACGACATCAAGCGCCGCATCGACCAGGCGGCGCAATATGCCGATCTCGATCAACTGGCGATCAGCCCGCAGTGCGGCTTTGCCAGCACCGTTCACGGCAATGACATCACCACCCAGCAGCAGGCCGACAAGATTCGCCTCTGCGTCGAGGTGGCCGAGGACGTCTGGGGCTGA